The Pleuronectes platessa chromosome 23, fPlePla1.1, whole genome shotgun sequence genome contains a region encoding:
- the stim2b gene encoding stromal interaction molecule 2 isoform X1 gives MRCILPALLDVLLRGLVIYAVLGCSSSSGLLDAAAVADPCLIVMPPCMGEADRFSLEALRHIHKQLDDDNDGGIEVNESVEFIIEDMKQQQTNKHSNLHHEDQHITVEELWKGWKTSEVHNWTMEDTVQWLKESVELPQYEKNFRDFRVSGNTLPRMAANEPSFMSMQLKILDQRHKQKLNLKALDAVLFGPPLRPQHNWLKDFVLMVSIVIGVGGCWFAYVQNKSSKVHISQMMKDLESLQNAEQSLLDLQSRLEKAQEENRTVAVEKQNLEQKMRDEINGAKKEAYRLRELREGAECELSRLKYAEEELVQVRKALRRAEKEMQSERSVPEALQKWLQLTHEVEVQYYNIKKQNAELQLTVAKEEAEKIKKKRSSVFGTLHVAHSSSLDEVDHKILEAKKALSEVTACLRERLHRWQQIEKLCNFPVVSNSGLPSLTASLYSDHSWVVMPRVSVPPYPIAGGVDDLDEDTPPIHPQFSSATMIRPSLTRNSSMCRSRRSLMNSPQSTMMSPDPDLLSMASSSLSYRPEAEDEHIMFSSDRRGYVAVAGTPRNGFKVWTYREPTQEGGSDTDSLNSSMGRKPPHNPCTPGSETPYRKISREELLLYSHSPELAACTPHTSSSSSSSSLRDSTPPPLPPTPATTPSGPPSTSPSPAMEHHPFAHRGSPDLTHILPESQSLTFTQGGVTSPTGKGVYNGILEKSYSYGQLPASMLPNVGRNPSLTSLDSEGRSVGREHKLQSNSSQDSSDNGERIKRSSSKIKSLFKKKK, from the exons atcCCTGTCTCATTGTGATGCCGCCATGCATGGGCGAGGCCGACCGCTTCAGTCTGGAGGCGCTGCGGCACATCCACAAACAGCTGGATGACGACAACGACGGAGGGATAGAGGTCAACGAGAGTGTGGAG TTTATAATAGAGGACATGAAGCAGCAGCAAACCAACAAGCACAGCAACCTGCACCATGAAGACCAGCACATCACAGTGGAGGAGCTGTGGAAGGGCTGGAAGACGTCTGAAG tcCACAACTGGACGATGGAGGACACGGTGCAGTGGCTGAAGGAGTCGGTGGAGCTGCCGCAGTACGAGAAGAACTTCCGGGACTTCCGGGTCTCGGGGAACACTTTACCTCG AATGGCAGCAAATGAACCGTCGTTTATGTCGATGCAGCTGAAGATATTAGACCAGCGGCATAAACAGAAGCTGAACCTCAAGGCCCTGGACGCGGTGCTGTTTGGTCCTCCGCTcc GTCCACAACACAACTGGTTGAAAGACTTTGTCCTGATGGTTTCCATTGTGATCGGTGTGGGGGGGTGCTGGTTTGCCTACGTGCAGAACAAGTCCAGCAAGGTGCACATCTCTCAGATGATGAAGGATCTGGAAAGCCTGCAGAACGCAGAGCAAAGCCTCCTCGACCTGCAGAGCCG ACTGGAGAAAGCTCAGGAGGAGAACCGCACGGTGGCGGTGGAGAAGCAGAACCTGGAGCAGAAGATGAGGGATGAGATCAACGGGGCCAAGAAGGAGGCTTATCGGCTCCGGGAGCTGCGAGAGGGAGCTGAATGTGAGCTGAGCCGCCTGAAGTATGCTGAGGAGGAGCTCGTACAG GTGCGAAAGGCCCTGAGGAGGGCGGAGAAGGAGATGCAGTCGGAGCGCTCGGTGCCAGAAGCTCTTCAGAAGTGGCTGCAGCTCACACACGAGGTGGAGGTTCAATACTACAACATCAAGAAGCAGAACGCGGAGCTTCAGCTAACCGTCGCCAAAGAAGAG GCAGAGAAAATCAAAAAGAAGAGAAGTTCTGTGTTTGGAACTCTTCACGTAGCCCACAGTTCATCACTGGATGAGGTGGACCACAAGATCCTAGAGGCAAA GAAAGCCCTGTCGGAGGTGACGGCGTGCCTGAGGGAGCGGCTGCACCGCTGGCAGCAGATCGAGAAGCTCTGTAACTTCCCTGTGGTCAGTAACTCGGGGCTGCCGAGCCTGACGGCCAGCCTCTACTCAGACCACAGCTGGGTGGTCATGCCGCGAGTCTCGGTGCCTCCCTACCCCATCGCGGGGGGAGTGGACGACCTGGACGAGGACACGCCTCCCATCCATCCACAGTTCTCCT CGGCCACGATGATCCGTCCCTCGCTGACACGCAACAGCAGCATGTGCCGCTCCCGCCGCAGCCTGATGAACTCCCCACAGTCCACCATGATGTCCCCGGACCCCGACCTGCTGTCCATGGCCAGCTCGTCCCTCTCCTATCGCCCCGAGGCCGAGGACGAACATATCATGTTCAGCTCGGATAGGAGGGGGTATGTAGCGGTGGCCGGGACGCCGCGGAATGGTTTTAAAGTTTGGACTTACAG GGAACCGACTCAGGAGGGCGGCTCCGACACAGACTCCCTCAACTCGTCCATGGGCCGGAAGCCGCCGCACAACCCCTGCACGCCCGGGTCGGAGACCCCGTACCGCAAGATCTCCcgcgaggagctgctgctgtacagCCACAGTCCGGAGCTCGCAGCGTGCACCCcccacaccagcagcagcagcagcagcagcagcctcagggACTCCacgcctccccctctccccccgaCCCCGGCCACCACCCCGTCAGGGCCGCCGTCCACCTCGCCCTCCCCGGCCATGGAGCACCACCCGTTTGCACACAGAGGCTCTCCTGACCTCACCCACATCCTGCCCGAGTCTCAGAGCCTGACCTTCACGCAGGGGGGCGTCACCTCGCCCACGGGGAAGGGCGTGTACAACGGCATCCTGGAGAAGTCCTACAGCTACGGGCAGCTGCCGGCCAGCATGCTGCCCAACGTGGGGCGCAACCCGTCTCTGACCTCCCTGGACTCGGAGGGCCGGAGCGTGGGAAGGGAGCACAAGCTCCAGAGCAACTCCTCCCAGGACTCCAGCGACAATGGAGAGAGAATCAAGCGCTCCTCGTCTAAAATCAAAAGCctatttaagaagaaaaaataa
- the stim2b gene encoding stromal interaction molecule 2 isoform X2, translating into MRCILPALLDVLLRGLVIYAVLGCSSSSGLLDAAAVADPCLIVMPPCMGEADRFSLEALRHIHKQLDDDNDGGIEVNESVEFIIEDMKQQQTNKHSNLHHEDQHITVEELWKGWKTSEVHNWTMEDTVQWLKESVELPQYEKNFRDFRVSGNTLPRMAANEPSFMSMQLKILDQRHKQKLNLKALDAVLFGPPLRPQHNWLKDFVLMVSIVIGVGGCWFAYVQNKSSKVHISQMMKDLESLQNAEQSLLDLQSRLEKAQEENRTVAVEKQNLEQKMRDEINGAKKEAYRLRELREGAECELSRLKYAEEELVQVRKALRRAEKEMQSERSVPEALQKWLQLTHEVEVQYYNIKKQNAELQLTVAKEEAEKIKKKRSSVFGTLHVAHSSSLDEVDHKILEAKKALSEVTACLRERLHRWQQIEKLCNFPVVSNSGLPSLTASLYSDHSWVVMPRVSVPPYPIAGGVDDLDEDTPPIHPQFSSATMIRPSLTRNSSMCRSRRSLMNSPQSTMMSPDPDLLSMASSSLSYRPEAEDEHIMFSSDRRGEPTQEGGSDTDSLNSSMGRKPPHNPCTPGSETPYRKISREELLLYSHSPELAACTPHTSSSSSSSSLRDSTPPPLPPTPATTPSGPPSTSPSPAMEHHPFAHRGSPDLTHILPESQSLTFTQGGVTSPTGKGVYNGILEKSYSYGQLPASMLPNVGRNPSLTSLDSEGRSVGREHKLQSNSSQDSSDNGERIKRSSSKIKSLFKKKK; encoded by the exons atcCCTGTCTCATTGTGATGCCGCCATGCATGGGCGAGGCCGACCGCTTCAGTCTGGAGGCGCTGCGGCACATCCACAAACAGCTGGATGACGACAACGACGGAGGGATAGAGGTCAACGAGAGTGTGGAG TTTATAATAGAGGACATGAAGCAGCAGCAAACCAACAAGCACAGCAACCTGCACCATGAAGACCAGCACATCACAGTGGAGGAGCTGTGGAAGGGCTGGAAGACGTCTGAAG tcCACAACTGGACGATGGAGGACACGGTGCAGTGGCTGAAGGAGTCGGTGGAGCTGCCGCAGTACGAGAAGAACTTCCGGGACTTCCGGGTCTCGGGGAACACTTTACCTCG AATGGCAGCAAATGAACCGTCGTTTATGTCGATGCAGCTGAAGATATTAGACCAGCGGCATAAACAGAAGCTGAACCTCAAGGCCCTGGACGCGGTGCTGTTTGGTCCTCCGCTcc GTCCACAACACAACTGGTTGAAAGACTTTGTCCTGATGGTTTCCATTGTGATCGGTGTGGGGGGGTGCTGGTTTGCCTACGTGCAGAACAAGTCCAGCAAGGTGCACATCTCTCAGATGATGAAGGATCTGGAAAGCCTGCAGAACGCAGAGCAAAGCCTCCTCGACCTGCAGAGCCG ACTGGAGAAAGCTCAGGAGGAGAACCGCACGGTGGCGGTGGAGAAGCAGAACCTGGAGCAGAAGATGAGGGATGAGATCAACGGGGCCAAGAAGGAGGCTTATCGGCTCCGGGAGCTGCGAGAGGGAGCTGAATGTGAGCTGAGCCGCCTGAAGTATGCTGAGGAGGAGCTCGTACAG GTGCGAAAGGCCCTGAGGAGGGCGGAGAAGGAGATGCAGTCGGAGCGCTCGGTGCCAGAAGCTCTTCAGAAGTGGCTGCAGCTCACACACGAGGTGGAGGTTCAATACTACAACATCAAGAAGCAGAACGCGGAGCTTCAGCTAACCGTCGCCAAAGAAGAG GCAGAGAAAATCAAAAAGAAGAGAAGTTCTGTGTTTGGAACTCTTCACGTAGCCCACAGTTCATCACTGGATGAGGTGGACCACAAGATCCTAGAGGCAAA GAAAGCCCTGTCGGAGGTGACGGCGTGCCTGAGGGAGCGGCTGCACCGCTGGCAGCAGATCGAGAAGCTCTGTAACTTCCCTGTGGTCAGTAACTCGGGGCTGCCGAGCCTGACGGCCAGCCTCTACTCAGACCACAGCTGGGTGGTCATGCCGCGAGTCTCGGTGCCTCCCTACCCCATCGCGGGGGGAGTGGACGACCTGGACGAGGACACGCCTCCCATCCATCCACAGTTCTCCT CGGCCACGATGATCCGTCCCTCGCTGACACGCAACAGCAGCATGTGCCGCTCCCGCCGCAGCCTGATGAACTCCCCACAGTCCACCATGATGTCCCCGGACCCCGACCTGCTGTCCATGGCCAGCTCGTCCCTCTCCTATCGCCCCGAGGCCGAGGACGAACATATCATGTTCAGCTCGGATAGGAGGGG GGAACCGACTCAGGAGGGCGGCTCCGACACAGACTCCCTCAACTCGTCCATGGGCCGGAAGCCGCCGCACAACCCCTGCACGCCCGGGTCGGAGACCCCGTACCGCAAGATCTCCcgcgaggagctgctgctgtacagCCACAGTCCGGAGCTCGCAGCGTGCACCCcccacaccagcagcagcagcagcagcagcagcctcagggACTCCacgcctccccctctccccccgaCCCCGGCCACCACCCCGTCAGGGCCGCCGTCCACCTCGCCCTCCCCGGCCATGGAGCACCACCCGTTTGCACACAGAGGCTCTCCTGACCTCACCCACATCCTGCCCGAGTCTCAGAGCCTGACCTTCACGCAGGGGGGCGTCACCTCGCCCACGGGGAAGGGCGTGTACAACGGCATCCTGGAGAAGTCCTACAGCTACGGGCAGCTGCCGGCCAGCATGCTGCCCAACGTGGGGCGCAACCCGTCTCTGACCTCCCTGGACTCGGAGGGCCGGAGCGTGGGAAGGGAGCACAAGCTCCAGAGCAACTCCTCCCAGGACTCCAGCGACAATGGAGAGAGAATCAAGCGCTCCTCGTCTAAAATCAAAAGCctatttaagaagaaaaaataa